In the Populus trichocarpa isolate Nisqually-1 chromosome 1, P.trichocarpa_v4.1, whole genome shotgun sequence genome, one interval contains:
- the LOC18094531 gene encoding uncharacterized protein LOC18094531, whose protein sequence is MLELLTSYNEQVGALVLDNAPQNAKYTSHQIQNEILHVFARNVQSSIRHEIGDARFCLIVDEARDESRREQMALVIRGQGYDGASNMRGEWNGLQALFINDCPYAYYNLIFIINIVSASCKRNDELRAFQAATIEHLVDISEIETGKGVNQVGDLQRPGDSKWSSHFKSICSLIKMYGATCLVLENIALDGSTYSQRGDAAFSFKLLMSFDFAFILHIMKNVMGITDVLCQALQQKSQDILNAMHLVTTTKTLIHKLRDDGWETLLEEVTSFCKHQDIEVPDMDACFSSVGRSRSKTKSITVEHHY, encoded by the exons atgttgGAACttttaacatcatataatgaacAAGTAGGTGCTCTTGTTTTGGATAATGCTCCACAAAATGCTAAATACACCTCgcatcaaattcaaaatgaaattttgcatgtctttgCTAGAAATGTTCAGTCTTCAATTCGTCATGAGATTGGTGATGCAAGATTTTGCTTAATTGTTGATGAAGCTCGAGATGAATCTAGAAGAGAGCAAATGGCCCTTGTTATTAG GGGCCAAGGGTATGACGGTGCTAGTAATATGCGTGGAGAGTGGAATGGATTGCAAGctttattcattaatgattgcccttatgcatattat aacttgatttttattattaacattgttaGTGCTTCTTGCAAGCGTAATGATGAATTACGGGCTTTTCAAGCAGCTACAATTGAACATTTAGTTGATATTAGTGAGATTGAAACGGGTAAAGGAGTTAATCAAGTAGGTGATTTGCAACGACCTGGAGATAGCAAATGGAGTTCGCACTTCAAATCCATTTGcagtttgataaaaatgtatGGGGCAACTTGCTTGGTTCTTGAAAACATCGCTTTAGATGGATCTACTTATTCTCAACGTGGTGATGCGGCTTTTTCATTTAAGTTGctaatgtcatttgattttgcattcaTTTTGCATATAATGAAGAATGTTATGGGAATTACTGATGTGCTTTGCCAAGCTTTGCAACAGAAATCTCAAGACATTTTAAATGCTATGCATTTGGTGACTACCACAAAGACTTTAATTCATAAGTTAAGAGATGATGGCTGGGAAACTCTTTTAGAAGAAGTGACATCATTTTGTAAGCATCAAGACATTGAAGTTCCTGATATGGATGCTTGTTTTTCTAGTGTGGGACGATCTCGcagtaaaacaaaatcaataacagtTGAGCATCACTATTGA